A single window of Enoplosus armatus isolate fEnoArm2 chromosome 22, fEnoArm2.hap1, whole genome shotgun sequence DNA harbors:
- the LOC139305358 gene encoding protein FAM180A has protein sequence MTQWWALLIVVYLSIYLAATQHHRKALYPSAYRIKRETYSLINPTFQRSVEDVNLLFEILLAGMQIQGGEHGMLIPDEELASLRSVEKLEVICEDVLPKRLSDIRRLTAELNQRRRPLSWQDFERTVLTLVYTTQTLAQVSNQHQREAWTDAVVQLFRAVQKDLRPS, from the exons ATGACGCAGTGGTGGGCTCTACTCATCGTTGTTTACCTCTCCATCTACCTGGCAGCCACTCAGCACCACAGGAAAG CTCTGTATCCGTCTGCATATAGGATAAAGCGTGAGACATATTCCCTGATCAACCCCACGTTCCAGCGTTCGGTGGAGGACGTCAACCTGCTTTTTGAG ATTCTGCTAGCTGGAATGCAGATCCAAGGTGGGGAACACGGCATGCTGATCCCAGACGAGGAGCTGGCCTCCCTGAGGAGCGTGGAGAAGCTGGAGGTCATCTGTGAGGACGTCCTGCCCAAGAGGCTCTCCGACATTCGGCGTCTGACGGCAGAGCTCAACCAGCGCCGGCGACCTCTGAGCTGGCAGGACTTTGAGAGGACGGTGCTGACCCTGGTGTACACCACTCAGACCCTGGCTCAAGTCAGCAACCAGCACCAGAGAGAGGCGTGGACGGACGCTGTGGTACAGCTGTTCAGAGCCGTTCAAAAGGACCTCAGACCCTCTTGA